A genomic segment from Peptococcus niger encodes:
- a CDS encoding exonuclease SbcCD subunit D, with translation MKLFHLADLHIGKKVNGFDLLEDQAHVLDQVMAHIEAEKPDGLILAGDLYDRRNPNPEAVNLFDQFLAETILAHQVPVLAIGGNHDSGDRLNFASGILAHAGLHLAGRLSLPVPRVRLQDAYGPVDVHLLPYADGAFLAHLDEAYAGMPYPEAMAQLLADLTLDPAARQVLVAHGMVTYAGGAPEESDSERELTVGGTEYWTADALGRFDYVALGHLHRPQTAGQAQIRYAGSLLPYSFSEEKQAKSLTVVELDADGFAGTRTLPLRPLHAMHTVRGDLADLLTALPEGVAPTDYLRVVLTDTGDVLDAMARLRRSYPNVMALERDRRIQARSREQALATGERLTPLAYAEGFYEAMTGQPVDDGVRAVLAAAWQRAREEEE, from the coding sequence ATGAAGCTTTTTCATTTGGCGGACTTACACATCGGCAAAAAGGTCAATGGCTTTGACCTGCTTGAAGATCAAGCGCATGTCCTAGACCAGGTGATGGCCCATATTGAAGCGGAAAAACCGGATGGGCTGATTCTGGCCGGTGATTTATACGACCGCCGCAACCCCAATCCTGAAGCGGTTAACCTTTTTGATCAATTTTTAGCGGAAACGATTTTGGCGCACCAGGTGCCGGTACTGGCCATTGGCGGCAACCACGACAGCGGCGACCGGTTGAACTTTGCCAGCGGTATTCTGGCGCATGCCGGCCTGCACCTGGCCGGCCGGCTAAGCTTGCCGGTGCCGAGGGTGCGGTTGCAAGATGCCTATGGTCCGGTGGATGTTCACCTCCTGCCCTATGCGGATGGTGCCTTTCTGGCCCATTTGGACGAGGCTTATGCAGGGATGCCCTATCCGGAGGCGATGGCGCAATTGCTGGCAGACTTGACCTTGGACCCGGCGGCGCGTCAGGTGCTGGTGGCCCATGGCATGGTCACCTATGCCGGCGGTGCGCCGGAGGAAAGCGATTCAGAACGGGAATTGACCGTCGGCGGAACCGAATATTGGACGGCCGACGCCCTAGGCCGGTTCGATTATGTGGCGCTGGGACACTTGCACCGGCCGCAAACCGCGGGCCAGGCCCAGATCCGCTATGCCGGGTCGCTCCTGCCCTATTCCTTTTCAGAAGAAAAGCAGGCCAAGAGCTTGACCGTCGTTGAACTGGATGCTGACGGCTTTGCCGGCACCCGGACGCTGCCGCTGCGGCCCTTACACGCCATGCACACGGTACGGGGTGACCTGGCGGACTTGTTGACCGCCTTGCCTGAGGGCGTGGCGCCGACGGATTATTTGCGGGTGGTTTTAACGGATACCGGTGACGTCCTGGATGCCATGGCGCGGCTGCGCCGCTCTTATCCCAATGTGATGGCCCTGGAACGGGACCGGCGGATTCAAGCCCGGAGCCGGGAACAGGCGCTTGCCACCGGTGAGCGGCTGACCCCCTTGGCCTATGCGGAAGGCTTTTACGAAGCCATGACCGGCCAACCGGTTGATGATGGGGTCAGGGCTGTTTTGGCCGCTGCTTGGCAAAGGGCCCGGGAGGAAGAAGAATGA
- a CDS encoding S-layer homology domain-containing protein, which yields MKRLLSIFLAAALLLSVVPSQAFAEGTEGEQNVSYPLTIKVYNLADKKLEDKTFNSPDDKLGQWYKNAGRSDWSYRTFRKIFLGWSTDKKFLQADSTHNMDPNEVIYRDIESISAIEGLNKDTELYPVIMPVTDLMAFAKMLETGGGTLYINGEKTVKDVEDEATEKDNFIKRTEGFEDIDAEKRLIEYYFDPDKEGYEIQAVSEFYFKDPRVPFVIVENPLGIIKSAKGVTDFTGENPQNYSYEDLTVELDNKFEVAKQQEDWTFESSTFIVSDVLDENYKSLSPTIALPNPDSLVTKFSFKNPNGLKKFIIRTTPRSDNSDAKYGSDTSYPTDNTTVVTGQQILQPMKLKTGKGSNIKISKEYAKELEADKELESVSKGKIKGAVGIDKRRMTGGAAIFALILPDSQAIPELKAKNTMNFDFAIPIVRFDKNTKSLGDAEEQNLGYSKFVVNKAMNSDGFDQDTQPNKDITQAGEAFISDKDYKVDETKLAFNGKEYTFKGWNTQADGKGEFVKADTVIKPDFLNQKDNDRVDEDMVLYAIWEAKEEPKPEPKPDTGHQGGSKGGATTTPSKPEPKPEEPDNGDLNKADHYQYLIGYPDGTFAPNKGMTRAEVATMFTRLLKDRPVKGQSYAAGLSDIYAGDWYADTVGYAVQKGIVSGYPDGTFKPNQPITRAEFSSIASRFADLTEEKDLTFSDLDASHWGYKAIRLAASNGWISGYPDNTFRPEQAITRAEVTSITNRMLNRSADLDWINAHNDEVIHFSDVSAGDWFFEPVMEATMGHDFTRDKDGKAEHWTDLNGKTFI from the coding sequence ATGAAAAGATTACTAAGCATCTTTTTGGCCGCAGCATTGCTGCTAAGCGTGGTGCCCTCGCAGGCATTTGCAGAGGGTACAGAGGGTGAACAGAATGTCAGCTATCCTCTTACAATAAAGGTTTATAATCTCGCAGATAAAAAACTTGAAGATAAGACTTTTAATTCTCCAGATGATAAGTTAGGCCAATGGTATAAAAATGCTGGGAGGAGCGATTGGTCCTATAGGACTTTTAGAAAAATATTTTTAGGTTGGTCAACTGATAAAAAGTTTTTACAAGCTGACTCTACTCATAACATGGATCCAAATGAAGTAATTTATCGCGATATAGAATCAATCTCAGCAATTGAGGGACTAAACAAGGATACAGAGCTATATCCGGTTATTATGCCTGTTACGGATTTAATGGCTTTTGCTAAAATGCTTGAAACCGGCGGAGGAACTTTATACATCAACGGCGAAAAAACAGTGAAAGATGTCGAGGACGAAGCCACAGAAAAAGATAACTTTATAAAACGGACTGAGGGTTTTGAGGATATAGATGCAGAGAAAAGGTTGATTGAGTATTATTTTGATCCGGATAAAGAAGGATATGAAATTCAAGCTGTATCTGAATTTTACTTTAAAGATCCAAGAGTTCCATTTGTTATAGTTGAGAATCCTTTGGGCATTATAAAATCCGCCAAAGGAGTTACGGATTTTACTGGCGAAAATCCACAAAACTACTCTTATGAAGATTTAACAGTAGAGTTAGATAATAAATTTGAAGTAGCAAAGCAGCAAGAAGACTGGACTTTTGAAAGTTCAACATTCATCGTTTCTGATGTTTTAGATGAAAATTATAAATCTCTAAGCCCGACTATCGCATTGCCTAATCCGGATAGCTTAGTAACCAAGTTCTCTTTTAAAAACCCGAATGGACTCAAGAAGTTTATTATTAGAACCACGCCAAGAAGTGATAATTCGGATGCAAAGTATGGAAGCGATACAAGCTATCCAACTGACAATACAACTGTTGTAACTGGACAGCAAATATTACAACCGATGAAACTAAAGACCGGTAAAGGTTCAAACATTAAAATTTCCAAGGAGTATGCTAAGGAATTAGAAGCAGACAAAGAGTTAGAATCTGTAAGCAAGGGTAAAATAAAAGGTGCTGTAGGAATAGATAAAAGGAGAATGACAGGCGGAGCTGCTATTTTTGCTTTGATTCTTCCGGATTCTCAAGCAATTCCTGAGCTTAAAGCTAAGAACACAATGAATTTCGACTTTGCAATTCCGATTGTGCGCTTCGATAAAAATACGAAGTCTTTAGGTGATGCTGAAGAACAAAACCTCGGCTACTCGAAGTTTGTGGTGAACAAGGCTATGAACAGTGACGGATTTGATCAAGATACACAGCCGAATAAAGATATAACTCAAGCCGGCGAAGCTTTCATTAGCGACAAAGACTATAAAGTTGATGAAACGAAGTTAGCTTTCAATGGGAAAGAATACACTTTCAAGGGCTGGAACACCCAAGCTGACGGCAAGGGTGAATTTGTAAAAGCAGATACGGTAATTAAGCCCGATTTCTTGAATCAAAAAGATAACGACAGAGTGGATGAAGATATGGTTCTTTACGCCATTTGGGAAGCAAAAGAAGAACCGAAACCTGAACCGAAACCTGATACAGGTCACCAAGGCGGCAGCAAGGGTGGCGCAACAACGACCCCGTCCAAGCCGGAACCTAAACCGGAAGAACCGGATAACGGCGATTTGAACAAAGCCGACCACTACCAGTACCTCATTGGCTATCCGGACGGGACCTTTGCCCCCAACAAGGGCATGACCCGGGCAGAAGTGGCCACCATGTTCACCCGACTCTTAAAAGACCGCCCCGTTAAAGGCCAAAGCTATGCAGCCGGTCTGAGCGACATTTATGCCGGCGACTGGTACGCCGATACCGTCGGCTATGCCGTCCAAAAAGGCATCGTCTCCGGTTACCCGGACGGGACCTTCAAACCCAACCAGCCCATCACCCGGGCAGAATTTTCTTCCATTGCCTCCCGCTTTGCCGACCTCACTGAAGAAAAAGACCTTACTTTCAGTGATTTGGACGCAAGCCACTGGGGCTATAAGGCCATCCGCCTGGCAGCCTCCAACGGTTGGATTTCCGGTTATCCGGACAACACCTTCCGTCCGGAACAAGCCATTACCCGCGCAGAAGTGACCTCCATCACCAACCGGATGCTCAATCGCAGTGCAGACCTCGATTGGATCAATGCCCACAATGATGAAGTCATCCACTTCAGCGACGTAAGCGCCGGCGACTGGTTCTTTGAACCGGTTATGGAAGCCACCATGGGCCATGACTTTACCCGCGATAAAGACGGTAAAGCTGAACACTGGACCGATTTGAACGGTAAGACCTTTATTTAA
- a CDS encoding DUF445 family protein, with protein sequence MWTILTETILGALTGYVTNDVAVRQLFRPGGIIEKERRGFIDMITAVLEEDIFGPDVMAKLAAEPETQAVFEALAAHLVRRVLPQTVQGVRADDGAEGQALRSLLTERIGRAAWPPLELRPDFVTDRLAALEVSGAFHEALTAALTDLASHSPDDLGLAEFLPPAVMAEKLDKQAVVTFLRGHRGLIEEELSATLTALADHPLWRDQALAAFLKEAPESLADRTVSHLFKALEQAQPRILEAVKAWAKTPGATEHLASFVRRQVEAVVDVVLPELWPTGTAFLQAERPELEKMVLAAVDEALADSSLKTPIRRAVEGYFAGAEGSNWLSHLFIEWQTPDKQAALREQLVEGLMAQVKQAAAKWYAGEGVLRQDRRIGEAWARPLQEKLTQLLHRSAADLLENFIGIDRASKWLYRLLLAVAEGTEALPGLLERSDGWRRRPLADRVLPPDRCALLAQGLTERLSSVDWTQARENLARLPVAPQMATLTGRFLHQPLSQQLEALQEHTSVRAQVEARLAARLEDYIFTDMSAHLGNLARKQLEALSHQEMRHLALDLLGREMRPLSAIGGVVGGAVGFASGTVLTLTGFQLTTPDEDWLLYSAAFAGRCGLYGAVGYGTNVLAVQGLFKPYKKRGGWQGLVPKNQHRFARKMKKLTEGYVINEEIWSGLQDRLAEEARASTWADLVPQMAAWRSGSGAYLNDLLDHLLGQYSLATGLGQVTSEDWLKALALFFDHRPQGSLAARLLAALIGRLPHLLSDEPQVETQMAHMMERLTDAVLKALTEKLSTLSGAALCEGLDRVAGRLRLPAADHALYGSLAGGLMRAYDQLPTWVAPQIPRLSKRLAGRIRGHLPLSVDFLFGIMNGTRLIEGVLDCLVTRHLPAYLADRRDVYSRQAEAVCADVLAGRSLRDLGLDFKDEDVEALLTTVVRAGGQGLDSLDGRKGASFIHRLTPVLEKLALHSAQALAPRQGQASPALLWLSRRLEEAYALASPAQKRLLVGHCRSLVHAAPVQLFFDLSPRDLLPAAVWAAYRDTAVRLLTAPEDHELEEALLARVEVIFDKGWDELSPLFASYGQLLIAVLQLPQVAQMQINQLSPALLESMVRNIANPYFRHVERMGALGAVVAVPATIIAQMIN encoded by the coding sequence ATGTGGACGATTCTAACAGAAACCATCTTGGGGGCCTTGACGGGCTACGTCACCAACGATGTGGCTGTGCGACAATTGTTTCGACCGGGCGGTATTATTGAAAAAGAACGCCGCGGTTTTATTGATATGATTACAGCGGTTTTAGAAGAAGATATTTTTGGTCCGGATGTGATGGCAAAATTGGCTGCTGAACCGGAAACACAGGCGGTTTTTGAAGCCTTGGCGGCCCATTTGGTACGGCGGGTTTTGCCGCAAACGGTACAGGGGGTGCGGGCCGATGACGGTGCTGAAGGCCAGGCCTTGCGCAGCTTGCTGACGGAACGGATTGGCCGGGCGGCCTGGCCGCCGCTGGAGCTGAGGCCGGATTTTGTAACAGACCGGCTGGCGGCCTTAGAGGTGAGCGGGGCTTTTCATGAGGCGCTAACGGCAGCCTTGACGGACTTGGCAAGTCACAGCCCGGATGATTTAGGGCTGGCGGAATTTTTGCCACCGGCGGTCATGGCTGAAAAATTGGATAAGCAGGCTGTGGTGACTTTTTTACGCGGGCATCGCGGGTTGATTGAAGAAGAATTGAGTGCGACCTTGACCGCCTTGGCGGACCACCCCCTGTGGCGGGACCAAGCACTTGCAGCATTTTTAAAGGAGGCGCCTGAGTCCTTGGCCGACCGGACTGTGAGCCATCTTTTTAAGGCTTTGGAGCAGGCCCAGCCTCGTATCCTGGAGGCGGTGAAGGCATGGGCGAAGACACCCGGTGCTACAGAGCACTTGGCGTCCTTTGTCCGGCGGCAGGTTGAAGCGGTGGTGGACGTAGTCTTGCCGGAGCTATGGCCAACCGGGACGGCATTTTTGCAGGCAGAACGGCCAGAGCTGGAAAAGATGGTTTTAGCGGCGGTTGATGAGGCCTTGGCGGATTCAAGTCTCAAAACGCCCATTCGCCGTGCGGTGGAAGGGTATTTTGCCGGGGCGGAGGGCAGCAACTGGTTGTCCCATCTCTTTATTGAATGGCAGACCCCTGACAAACAAGCGGCCTTACGGGAACAGCTGGTAGAGGGCCTGATGGCTCAGGTCAAGCAGGCGGCGGCCAAATGGTATGCCGGCGAAGGGGTCCTCCGGCAGGACAGGAGGATTGGCGAGGCCTGGGCCCGGCCTTTGCAGGAAAAATTGACCCAGCTTTTGCATCGCTCAGCGGCAGACCTGCTGGAGAATTTTATCGGCATTGATCGGGCGAGCAAGTGGCTCTACCGGCTGCTTTTAGCCGTTGCGGAAGGGACAGAGGCCTTGCCCGGTTTGCTGGAGCGGTCTGACGGTTGGCGGCGGAGGCCCTTGGCAGACAGGGTCTTGCCGCCGGACCGGTGTGCGCTGCTGGCCCAGGGGCTGACCGAGCGACTGTCATCTGTCGACTGGACCCAGGCAAGGGAAAATTTGGCCAGGCTGCCGGTCGCCCCTCAGATGGCGACCTTGACCGGCAGGTTCCTGCACCAGCCCCTGTCCCAGCAGCTGGAGGCCTTGCAGGAGCATACCTCTGTCAGGGCGCAGGTTGAGGCGCGCTTGGCCGCCCGGCTGGAGGACTATATATTTACCGACATGTCCGCCCATTTGGGCAATTTGGCCAGAAAACAATTGGAAGCCTTGTCCCACCAGGAAATGCGCCACTTGGCCCTGGACCTGTTGGGCCGTGAAATGCGGCCCTTGTCGGCCATTGGCGGGGTGGTCGGCGGGGCGGTCGGGTTTGCCAGCGGCACGGTGCTGACCCTGACCGGTTTTCAGTTGACGACGCCGGATGAAGACTGGCTGCTTTATTCGGCGGCTTTTGCAGGCCGGTGTGGCTTGTACGGGGCAGTCGGTTACGGAACGAATGTCCTGGCGGTGCAAGGCCTTTTTAAGCCCTATAAAAAAAGGGGTGGTTGGCAAGGCTTAGTGCCGAAAAACCAGCACCGTTTTGCCCGGAAGATGAAAAAGCTGACAGAAGGCTATGTGATCAATGAGGAAATTTGGAGCGGACTCCAGGACCGGTTAGCAGAAGAAGCAAGGGCTTCGACTTGGGCAGACCTGGTGCCGCAGATGGCAGCCTGGCGGTCTGGCAGCGGGGCCTATCTTAACGACCTGCTGGACCACTTGCTCGGCCAATATAGCCTGGCAACGGGATTAGGCCAGGTGACCAGCGAGGACTGGCTGAAAGCCTTGGCCCTCTTTTTCGATCATCGGCCGCAGGGATCCTTGGCAGCCCGGCTGCTGGCGGCCTTGATAGGGCGGCTGCCGCATCTCTTAAGCGATGAGCCCCAGGTTGAGACCCAAATGGCCCATATGATGGAACGATTGACCGATGCGGTCTTGAAGGCCTTGACGGAAAAGCTGTCCACGCTCTCAGGGGCGGCGCTTTGTGAAGGGTTAGACCGGGTTGCTGGTCGCCTGCGGCTGCCGGCGGCAGACCATGCCCTTTACGGAAGCCTGGCCGGGGGACTTATGCGGGCCTATGATCAGTTGCCGACGTGGGTGGCGCCGCAGATTCCGCGCCTGTCTAAGCGCTTGGCCGGGCGGATTCGCGGGCACTTACCGCTGTCGGTGGACTTTTTATTCGGCATCATGAATGGAACTCGGTTGATTGAAGGGGTACTGGACTGTTTGGTGACCCGCCACCTGCCGGCCTATTTGGCCGACCGGCGCGATGTTTACAGCCGGCAAGCGGAGGCGGTTTGCGCTGATGTTTTAGCTGGCCGGTCCTTACGGGACCTGGGGCTGGACTTTAAGGATGAGGATGTTGAAGCCCTTCTGACGACGGTTGTAAGGGCAGGTGGACAAGGGCTGGATAGCTTGGATGGCCGCAAGGGCGCCAGCTTTATCCATCGCTTGACCCCGGTGCTAGAAAAGCTTGCGCTGCACTCGGCCCAGGCCTTGGCGCCGCGGCAGGGTCAAGCGTCGCCGGCGCTTTTGTGGCTTTCGCGGCGGCTGGAAGAAGCTTATGCACTGGCCTCCCCGGCACAGAAGCGACTGCTTGTCGGGCATTGCCGGAGTTTGGTGCATGCAGCGCCGGTCCAGCTCTTCTTTGACCTATCTCCAAGAGACCTCTTGCCAGCGGCGGTTTGGGCGGCCTATCGCGATACGGCGGTCCGTTTGCTGACGGCGCCGGAGGACCATGAGCTGGAAGAGGCCCTGCTGGCTCGGGTGGAAGTTATTTTTGACAAGGGCTGGGATGAATTGTCGCCCCTCTTTGCCTCTTATGGACAGTTGCTTATTGCAGTCCTGCAATTGCCACAAGTGGCGCAAATGCAGATTAACCAATTGAGCCCGGCGCTCTTGGAAAGCATGGTGCGTAATATCGCCAATCCGTACTTTCGCCATGTTGAACGGATGGGGGCCCTGGGAGCGGTGGTGGCCGTTCCGGCGACGATCATCGCGCAAATGATAAACTAG
- a CDS encoding amino acid ABC transporter permease — MDMLIELSQGFRNTLAIFFITLALAMPLGFVVMLLKKSRFKPVSLLTTFYISVMRGTPLMLQLMFVYFGPYYLFGLSSPDRFRAAIVAFVFNYAAYFAEIYRGGFEAIPRGQLEAAEVLGLSKAQTFFKIQLPQVMKTVMPSITNEVITLVKDTSLAMVISVSETFIIAKAMAAREASMTPYLAVAAFYYAMNYLVAFIMDRIEKGLDYYR, encoded by the coding sequence ATGGATATGCTAATTGAATTGTCTCAGGGGTTTCGCAATACGCTGGCGATCTTTTTTATCACGCTGGCGTTAGCGATGCCCCTGGGTTTTGTTGTCATGTTGCTGAAAAAATCCAGGTTTAAGCCGGTCAGTTTGCTGACGACCTTTTACATTTCTGTGATGCGCGGCACGCCGCTGATGTTGCAGTTGATGTTTGTTTATTTCGGGCCCTACTATCTGTTCGGCCTGTCGTCTCCGGACCGGTTTCGGGCGGCGATTGTGGCCTTTGTCTTTAACTATGCCGCCTATTTTGCAGAAATTTACCGGGGCGGTTTTGAGGCCATTCCGCGTGGTCAATTGGAAGCGGCTGAGGTCCTGGGCTTGAGCAAGGCGCAGACCTTTTTCAAAATTCAGCTGCCCCAGGTGATGAAGACGGTTATGCCGTCCATCACCAATGAGGTGATCACGCTGGTGAAGGATACGTCTTTGGCCATGGTGATTTCCGTCAGCGAGACCTTTATCATCGCCAAGGCAATGGCGGCGCGGGAAGCGTCGATGACGCCTTATTTGGCGGTAGCGGCTTTCTATTATGCCATGAATTACCTGGTGGCCTTTATTATGGATCGGATTGAAAAAGGACTGGATTATTATAGGTAA
- a CDS encoding amino acid ABC transporter substrate-binding protein, which translates to MKKKSIVAMLLMAAFALTACGGGGGAATSEQGSTPAQTSNDKTLIVGFDQSFPPMGFKDSKGEFTGFDLELAKLTAEKMGYDISLQPIDWDSKDAELDTGNINCIWNGFTMTGREDKYTFSKPYMQNRQILVVKKDSDIASLADLKGKTIELQQGSTAENALNDNKDFKDSLGTVTMVPENMTALTDLEQGSCDAVLMDEVVARYNIAQGREFKVLDEAMSEEEYAVGFKLGNEELAEKVNAALDELAKDGKLKELSEKYFKEDITLIGK; encoded by the coding sequence ATGAAGAAAAAAAGTATTGTAGCAATGTTATTGATGGCGGCTTTTGCACTGACAGCATGTGGTGGTGGCGGTGGCGCTGCTACATCCGAGCAAGGATCGACGCCTGCCCAGACGAGCAATGATAAAACCTTAATTGTGGGCTTTGACCAAAGCTTCCCGCCGATGGGCTTTAAGGACAGCAAAGGGGAATTCACAGGCTTTGACCTTGAATTGGCCAAATTGACGGCTGAGAAAATGGGCTATGACATTTCTTTACAGCCGATTGACTGGGATTCTAAAGATGCTGAACTGGACACCGGGAATATCAACTGCATTTGGAACGGCTTTACCATGACCGGTCGTGAAGATAAGTATACCTTCAGTAAACCGTACATGCAAAATCGCCAGATTTTGGTCGTGAAGAAAGATTCGGATATTGCCTCCTTGGCAGACCTCAAGGGGAAAACCATTGAATTGCAGCAAGGGTCCACAGCGGAAAATGCGCTGAACGACAATAAAGACTTTAAAGATTCTCTGGGCACGGTGACGATGGTACCGGAAAATATGACGGCTTTGACGGACCTTGAGCAAGGATCTTGCGATGCGGTCTTGATGGATGAGGTCGTTGCGCGGTATAATATCGCTCAAGGGCGTGAATTCAAAGTGCTTGATGAAGCCATGAGCGAAGAAGAATACGCAGTCGGGTTCAAGCTTGGCAATGAAGAACTGGCTGAAAAAGTAAACGCTGCCCTTGATGAATTGGCCAAAGACGGCAAGCTGAAAGAGCTGTCTGAGAAATACTTCAAAGAGGATATTACCCTGATTGGTAAATAA
- a CDS encoding SulP family inorganic anion transporter → MKKIYALTLGLEYMKDLKREFKGYDGAAFSQDLMAGTTVAAVALPLALAFGVGSGASAAAGLVTAVLGGLVISSFSGASYQISGPTGAMMAILLSIVAKEGLTGVLVAGFLAGILLVLAGLFRLGRIISFVPSSVITGFTSGIAAVIALGQLDHFFGIKSEGDLALLKVASYFQTGAVPDVRTTAIGLGVILLMIAWPKKWNAVFPSSLMALAVVLAFQAIFHWDVPVVGEIPRTLFLADRLTIGDLNPTTWPNYIMPAISIALLSMVESLLCGASAEKMTAERLRSNRELVAQGLGNLVIPFFGGIPATAAIARTSVAIKSGCRTRLTGIIHSIILLLSMFILTPVMSAIPLSALAGVLMVTAWRMNDWANIRFIFSHRFKSGIAKFSITLAATVLLDLTQAIIIGVIFSLVLIVARMSQLEINIADVDNARLKEIGMGLDRVPDINEVRVVYITGTLFFGVVDRLKDKLLTMPHSDVIILSMRGVPVIDLSGVQALMELAEELEGEGTQLSVSSVQPAVKRYLERSGFLDIIGRDHLYPSAEQAILRSVDDKARVVD, encoded by the coding sequence TTGAAAAAAATTTATGCTTTGACCCTCGGGCTGGAGTATATGAAAGACCTTAAGCGAGAATTTAAGGGGTATGACGGGGCGGCTTTTTCTCAGGACTTGATGGCGGGTACGACGGTTGCGGCTGTGGCCCTCCCCCTGGCCCTGGCCTTTGGTGTTGGCTCCGGGGCTTCGGCAGCGGCCGGTCTGGTGACGGCGGTCCTTGGCGGGCTGGTGATCAGTAGCTTTTCCGGGGCCAGCTACCAAATATCCGGTCCTACCGGTGCCATGATGGCCATCCTCTTATCCATAGTCGCTAAAGAGGGGCTGACCGGAGTTTTGGTGGCCGGATTTTTAGCAGGGATTCTTCTGGTCTTAGCCGGACTTTTTCGCCTGGGGCGGATTATTTCCTTTGTGCCTTCGTCGGTCATTACCGGCTTTACGTCCGGCATAGCAGCGGTGATTGCCCTGGGCCAGCTGGATCATTTTTTTGGCATCAAATCAGAAGGGGACCTGGCCCTTTTAAAAGTGGCGTCTTATTTTCAAACCGGGGCCGTGCCGGATGTAAGGACCACCGCTATTGGCCTGGGCGTTATCCTGCTCATGATTGCCTGGCCGAAAAAATGGAATGCGGTTTTCCCCTCCAGCCTGATGGCCCTGGCTGTCGTTTTGGCCTTTCAGGCGATTTTTCATTGGGATGTGCCCGTGGTGGGGGAAATTCCCCGGACTTTATTTTTAGCTGACCGGTTGACCATCGGGGACTTAAACCCCACGACCTGGCCAAATTATATTATGCCGGCCATATCCATCGCCCTCCTCAGCATGGTGGAAAGCCTTCTTTGTGGGGCTTCAGCGGAAAAAATGACCGCTGAACGGCTTAGAAGCAACCGGGAGCTGGTTGCCCAAGGGCTTGGGAACCTGGTGATTCCTTTCTTTGGCGGAATCCCTGCTACAGCAGCCATCGCCCGGACGTCAGTGGCCATTAAATCCGGCTGCCGGACCAGGCTCACCGGTATTATCCATAGCATTATCCTACTCTTATCTATGTTTATCCTGACCCCGGTGATGTCTGCCATTCCCTTGAGTGCCTTGGCCGGTGTCCTTATGGTCACCGCTTGGCGGATGAACGACTGGGCCAATATCCGCTTTATTTTTTCCCACCGCTTTAAAAGCGGGATTGCTAAATTCAGTATTACCCTGGCAGCGACTGTGCTTTTAGACCTGACCCAGGCCATTATCATCGGGGTAATCTTCTCCCTGGTCCTCATTGTGGCCCGAATGAGCCAGCTGGAAATCAATATTGCCGATGTGGATAATGCCCGCCTGAAAGAAATCGGCATGGGCTTAGACCGGGTCCCTGATATTAATGAAGTCCGGGTCGTTTATATTACCGGGACCCTATTTTTTGGGGTGGTAGACCGGTTAAAAGATAAGCTGCTGACCATGCCCCACAGCGACGTCATCATCCTTTCTATGCGGGGGGTACCGGTTATTGACCTTTCAGGGGTCCAGGCCCTCATGGAACTGGCTGAAGAATTGGAAGGGGAAGGGACCCAGCTGTCGGTATCCAGTGTTCAGCCGGCCGTTAAGCGCTACCTGGAACGGAGTGGATTTTTAGATATCATCGGCAGAGACCATCTCTATCCCAGCGCCGAGCAAGCCATTTTACGGTCGGTTGATGACAAGGCCAGGGTGGTTGATTGA
- a CDS encoding amino acid ABC transporter ATP-binding protein, whose product MKLLSMKNIQKAFGDRPVLKDISLEVDEGEVVAIIGPSGSGKSTLIRLATHLETLQGGEVHYGDLTLYTEKDGYSGHDEREKINRLYGMVFQHFNLFPHLSVMANLTLAPRNVLKQSKEEAEKTAQALLERMGLADKAHNYPFELSGGQQQRVSIARAMAMKPKILFFDEPTSALDPELTQEVLAVIQELADDNMAMVIVTHEMAFARHVADRVIFMADGLIVEEGSPEAVLDHPQNPRTRAFLNKDVK is encoded by the coding sequence ATGAAACTTTTATCAATGAAAAATATACAGAAAGCCTTCGGGGACCGACCGGTCCTGAAGGATATTTCCCTGGAAGTCGATGAAGGGGAAGTGGTGGCGATTATCGGGCCATCGGGCAGCGGGAAGTCCACCTTGATTCGTTTGGCAACTCACCTGGAAACCCTCCAAGGGGGGGAGGTCCATTACGGGGACTTGACGCTCTACACGGAAAAGGACGGCTATAGCGGTCATGATGAGCGGGAAAAGATCAACCGCCTGTACGGGATGGTTTTTCAGCATTTTAACCTTTTTCCCCACTTATCGGTCATGGCCAACCTGACCCTTGCCCCTCGGAATGTGCTCAAGCAGAGCAAGGAAGAGGCAGAGAAAACGGCGCAAGCCCTTTTGGAACGGATGGGGCTGGCGGATAAGGCCCACAACTATCCCTTTGAATTGTCCGGCGGGCAGCAGCAACGGGTGTCGATTGCCCGTGCCATGGCCATGAAGCCCAAGATCCTCTTCTTTGACGAGCCAACCTCGGCGCTGGACCCGGAATTGACCCAAGAGGTTCTGGCCGTTATTCAAGAATTGGCCGATGACAATATGGCCATGGTGATTGTAACCCATGAAATGGCCTTTGCCCGCCATGTGGCGGACCGGGTTATCTTTATGGCCGACGGCCTTATTGTGGAAGAAGGGTCCCCGGAAGCGGTTCTGGACCACCCGCAAAACCCCCGTACCCGGGCTTTTTTAAACAAAGATGTCAAATAA